A genomic window from Silene latifolia isolate original U9 population chromosome 11, ASM4854445v1, whole genome shotgun sequence includes:
- the LOC141612828 gene encoding transcription repressor OFP14 produces the protein MPKNIQKTIHNYISKIKKQAPHLQISHSSLSHTTSKLLSGCKHPKSLSYDFEHKENQQQKNDEAATLEDIDRFLIENFKSLYGHELGREEENDEKKGKAEKEGYTRNGSESSGVLYDSPRFFTPPVDLNNGSYRFLASQASSGSLLEETRLSGSVGTSTSDEVRSVLSPSLVDTMVQGRDQVKNDKPAIPEGIDDCIAVLTVSPSPYEDFRRSMLGVLEARIHHNQRVDWDFMQELLFCYLRLNEKKQYRFILSAFVDLVVVLRQNSSNGKTEGSQSSDGDKGDVKGKKRGGY, from the coding sequence ATGCCGAAAAATATCCAAAAAACCATTCACAATTACATATCAAAGATCAAAAAACAAGCTCCACACCTTCAAATATCACATAGTTCACTTTCACATACTACTAGCAAATTACTATCAGGTTGTAAGCATCCTAAGAGCCTTTCTTATGATTTCGAGCACAAAGAAAATCAACAACAAAAAAACGATGAGGCAGCGACGTTGGAGGACATTGATAGGTTCTTAATTGAGAATTTCAAGTCATTGTATGGCCATGAACTCGGCCGTGAGGAGGAGAATGACGAGAAAAAGGGGAAAGCGGAAAAGGAAGGATATACTCGAAATGGGTCTGAATCGAGTGGTGTACTTTATGACTCTCCGAGATTTTTCACTCCGCCTGTCGACCTTAATAATGGGTCCTACCGGTTTTTGGCATCCCAAGCCTCGTCAGGGTCGTTGCTGGAGGAGACGAGGCTAAGTGGGTCAGTAGGGACCTCTACCTCAGACGAGGTAAGGTCCGTACTTTCACCTTCCTTGGTGGATACTATGGTGCAAGGCCGCGATCAAGTCAAGAATGACAAGCCAGCAATCCCAGAAGGGATTGATGACTGTATCGCGGTCTTGACAGTGTCACCAAGCCCGTACGAGGATTTTAGGAGGTCTATGTTAGGGGTGCTAGAGGCAAGGATCCATCATAACCAAAGGGTAGATTGGGACTTTATGCAAGAATTATTATTTTGTTACCTTAGGTTGAATGAGAAGAAACAGTATCGTTTTATCCTTAGTGCATTTGTCGATTTGGTCGTCGTTTTACGACAAAATTCGAGTAATGGAAAAACAGAAGGGTCACAAAGCTCCGACGGAGATAAAGGTGATGTTAAAGGGAAGAAACGAGGCGGTTATTGA
- the LOC141612675 gene encoding uncharacterized protein LOC141612675: MWDGLLHRNTFRGKCKTALSRTKTRLEVIKKKRIAMQKFLKKDIADLLKNNLDRNAYGRAEGLYNELNLTSCYDYVEQCCACVSEHLKQMHKERECPEECRVAVSSLVYAAARFADLPELRDLRNQFNEKYGKLLEPFVSKEFVEKLKPKPPTMEMKLQLMQEIAQEFSIIWDSLPLQQQLHNQGIDKPTNLGPGVAAIERMCRSRSTISQVKSKQEDGSSLMNEDQTNNPKTRRHNSFSESKKTVPGMLQDEKRQSCLRNESENNPCRKPFTNKIVSAPYVIKSDERKSDTAPEDISSKNKEDNDLLSKAAKPRPKSVRTKFLNKSISSATSNSEHGTGIAEREIRSARVPQARTGNVFSDEEDETDTDRDISGSFGRNMMSFSRSPEIPGTPKSTLPPPPGQRRYLFADSQTDSPGRDSDGQTSSDTPSSSGRSKFLPPDYPQPDSPPTETDISPSMRHVKSDSLISDNAGVIKHVHPKMPSFDELAERVAALRKI; encoded by the exons ATGTGGGACGGATTATTGCATCGTAATACTTTTAGAGGAAAATG TAAAACGGCGTTAAGTCGGACGAAGACGAGGTTAGAGGTGATAAAGAAGAAACGAATTGCAATGCAGAAATTTCTGAAGAAAGATATAGCTGATCTTTTGAAGAACAACCTTGATCGTAATGCATATGGCAGG GCTGAAGGACTGTATAATGAATTGAACCTCACATCTTGCTATGACTATGTCGAACAATGTTGCGCTTGTGTCTCGGAACATCTCAAGCAAATGCACAAGGAAAG GGAATGCCCAGAGGAATGCAGAGTTGCTGTTTCATCCTTGGTATATGCTGCAGCTAGATTTGCTGATTTACCTGAATTGCGCGATCTTAGAAATCAGTTCAATGAAAAATACGGAAAATTGCTAGAGCCATTCGTCAGTAAAGAG TTTGTTGAGAAGCTTAAACCGAAACCTCCAACAATGGAAATGAAGCTACAGTTGATGCAAGAAATTGCACAAGAATTCTCGATTATTTGGGACTCTCTTCCTCTGCAGCAACAGTTACACAATCAAGGCATT GATAAGCCTACAAATCTCGGACCAGGAGTGGCTGCAATTGAAAGAATGTGCAGAAGCAGGTCAACTATCAGTCAAGTCAAGTCGAAGCAAGAAGATGGTAGCAGTCTGATGAATGAAGATCAGACAAATAATCCCAAAACTAGAAGGCACAATTCTTTTTCCGAAAGCAAAAAGACTGTTCCGGGAATGCTGCAGGATGAGAAAAGACAGTCCTGTTTAAGAAATGAATCTGAGAACAATCCTTGCAGAAAACCCTTTACCAACAAGATAGTCTCTGCCCCTTATGTAATAAAATCTGATGAACGAAAATCCGACACTGCACCTGAGGATATTTCATCGAAAAACAAAGAAGATAACGATTTGTTAAGTAAAGCTGCTAAACCAAGGCCTAAGTCAGTCAGGACTAAGTTTCTGAATAAGTCAATCAGCAGCGCGACTAGCAACTCCGAGCATGGGACTGGGATTGCTGAAAGAGAAATCAGGAGCGCGAGGGTCCCACAAGCGAGGACAGGCAATGTTTTCAGTGACGAGGAGGATGAGACAGACACAGACAGAGACATTTCCGGTAGTTTTGGAAGAAACATGATGAGCTTTTCTAGATCACCAGAGATACCAGGAACTCCAAAATCGACATTACCTCCACCTCCAGGGCAAAGACGTTATCTTTTCGCGGATTCTCAGACAGATTCACCAGGGAGAGACTCTGATGGGCAAACCAGTTCAGATACCCCATCATCTTCTGGTCGCAGCAAGTTTCTACCACCTGACTATCCACAGCCTGATTCTCCTCCAACTGAGACTGATATCTCACCATCCATGAGACATGTGAAATCGGATTCATTAATCAGTGATAATGCCGGAGTTATTAAGCATGTTCATCCTAAGATGCCAAGCTTTGATGAATTAGCAGAAAGAGTTGCTGCCCTCAGAAAGATCTGA
- the LOC141610902 gene encoding uncharacterized protein LOC141610902, whose product MASLCLSAINATTGAPMASTSSSSSSNSLRCCLTSVNPMRLHRKTSRRSQVVCMAPDEEKMTRRSPLDFPIEWERPKPGRRPDIFPQFSPMKTPLPTPMPADPPEEDEDEEEKKEEEEEDPEKEEPDNPEK is encoded by the exons ATGGCGTCGTTGTGTTTATCCGCCATTAACGCCACAACCGGAGCTCCAATGGCGtcaacttcttcatcttcatcttccaACAGTTTACGGTGTTGTCTGACCTCTGTTAACCCTATGAGACTACATCGTAAAACTAGCAGAAGGTCGCAGGTTGTGTGTATGGCTCCTGATGAAGAGAAGATGACTCGTCGCTCTCCACTGGATTTCCCCATC GAATGGGAAAGACCGAAGCCGGGGAGAAGACCAGATATATTTCCTCAGTTCAGCCCTATGAAAACACCATTACCAACTCCAATGCCAGCGGACCCGCCTGAGGAAGACGAGGACGAGGAAGAGAagaaagaagaggaagaagaagatccCGAAAAGGAAGAGCCAGATAACCCTGAGAAGTAG
- the LOC141610901 gene encoding B3 domain-containing protein LOC_Os12g40090-like has translation MGDICKTKAEWKYWHKIPVTNQKFFKIMLGDFEYQIRIPRKFVKNFREALSRWCTLSGPSGNEWKVRVKIGEDDLLFSSGWEIFVKDNGIEAYDMLVFQYMGGSTFTVSVFNKNGCEREGSYFAKVNSSRSCCSSILHRVEDDSNVAMQKGESMNDGEHSAAFLRGKRKIKAQRSHYNAIYRGKWKVGSRVPNFALSDNDDDDDDDNGRGYREEEEEEEELEESFSCNANFFKPRKQVQKCYISGRRQVTEKEKERACVRAEEHIKRNKANGMPMVGIIMLPTHVYKGLYLTIPKEWAMDNMLRKNHDVELQVSGAEDYWLVGVRWIQTTQCQLRPKWADFVLDNNLEEGDVCVFELVTRGSIKAKRRPVFNVRIFRVVADVVPLTSKRMA, from the exons ATGGGAGACATTTGTAAGACGAAGGCGGAGTGGAAGTACTGGCACAAGATTCCTGTTACCAACCAGAAATTCTTTAAGATTATGCTCGGTGACTTTGAGTATCAGATA AGAATTCCAAGGAAATTTGTGAAGAACTTTAGAGAAGCTTTGTCGAGGTGGTGTACATTAAGCGGACCAAGTGGAAATGAATGGAAAGTTCGAGTCAAGATAGGAGAAGACGATCTCTTGTTTTCGAGTGGTTGGGAAATTTTTGTTAAGGATAATGGAATAGAAGCTTATGACATGCTGGTTTTTCAATATATGGGTGGTTCTACTTTCACTGTGTCTGTATTCAATAAGAATGGATGTGAGCGTGAAGGCTCCTACTTTGCGAAAGTGAATTCATCAAGGTCTTGTTGCTCAAGCATACTTCACCGGGTTGAGGATGACAGCAATGTTGCGATGCAAAAAGGCGAATCTATGAATGATGGTGAACATTCAGCAGCTTTTCTAAGAGGGAAAAGGAAGATTAAAGCTCAAAGATCTCACTATAATGCTATTTACAGAGGAAAGTGGAAAGTTGGCAGCCGAGTTCCCAATTTTGCCTTGTccgacaatgatgatgacgatgatgatgacaatGGTCGTGGTTAtcgagaggaggaggaggaggaagaagagctGGAAGAATCATTTTCCTGCAATGCTAATTTCTTTAAGCCAA gaaaACAAGTTCAGAAGTGTTACATTTCGGGTAGAAGGCAAGTAacggaaaaagagaaagaaagagcATGTGTAAGGGCTGAGGAGCATATAAAGAGGAATAAAGCCAATGGAATGCCAATGGTTGGAATCATAATGCTACCTACCCATGTTTACAAGGGTCTTTATCTG ACTATCCCAAAGGAATGGGCTATGGATAATATGCTGAGAAAAAATCATGATGTGGAACTACAGGTTTCCGGAGCAGAGGACTATTGGTTGGTCGGAGTTAGATGGATTCAAACTACACAATGCCAACTAAGGCCAAAATGGGCAGATTTTGTGCTAGACAATAACCTTGAGGAAGGCGATGTTTGTGTTTTCGAGCTGGTCACAAGGGGGAGTATCAAGGCCAAAAGACGACCTGTATTCAATGTTCGGATCTTCAGGGTTGTTGCAGATGTTGTTCCTTTGACTTCAAAGCGTATGGCCTAG